A section of the Candidatus Thermodiscus eudorianus genome encodes:
- a CDS encoding PadR family transcriptional regulator — protein sequence MGDDKRIAKLVRDLRTGLLTLVVLDILLREGPLHGYGVRKMIENLTGVWAPETTVYDALKRLEKNGLAESYWARSPAGTLRKYYRVNDRARDAYEVLISEARRLLGKLICDRGG from the coding sequence ATGGGCGATGATAAGAGGATAGCCAAGCTCGTGAGAGACTTGAGGACAGGGCTACTAACCCTGGTCGTACTAGACATACTACTGAGGGAGGGACCCCTACACGGCTACGGGGTCAGGAAGATGATAGAGAACCTCACTGGTGTATGGGCCCCGGAGACCACGGTCTACGATGCGTTGAAGAGGCTTGAGAAGAATGGATTGGCCGAGAGCTATTGGGCCCGGAGCCCAGCTGGGACCCTTAGGAAATACTATAGGGTGAATGACCGGGCCCGTGACGCCTACGAGGTACTCATATCAGAGGCTCGGAGACTTCTTGGGAAGCTGATATGTGATAGGGGTGGCTAG
- a CDS encoding DsrE/DsrF/DrsH-like family protein has product MAKGLAIVMFSGEAEKFIPLAVLTQTAANLGVPVKIFVTGYATLYFTKNKPEPRFTKEFEDMASKLLEGMKKLNMPSWYDIVKEAKETGDVKIYVCSLMAEVIGLKKEDLDPIVDDMVGAAFFMGETADYQVIFI; this is encoded by the coding sequence ATGGCGAAGGGACTTGCAATCGTAATGTTCTCGGGTGAAGCCGAGAAGTTCATACCCCTAGCCGTCCTCACACAGACAGCGGCCAACCTAGGCGTCCCGGTAAAGATATTCGTAACCGGCTACGCAACCCTGTACTTCACCAAGAATAAGCCAGAGCCCAGATTCACCAAGGAGTTCGAAGACATGGCCTCCAAGCTATTGGAGGGAATGAAGAAGCTTAACATGCCAAGCTGGTATGACATCGTGAAGGAGGCCAAGGAGACTGGAGACGTAAAGATATACGTGTGCAGCTTGATGGCGGAAGTCATTGGCCTGAAGAAGGAGGACCTAGATCCGATAGTCGACGACATGGTCGGGGCTGCGTTCTTCATGGGCGAGACAGCCGACTACCAGGTCATATTCATCTAG
- a CDS encoding DUF488 family protein has product MPRILYTLGHSNRSLEEFKKILTDYNIEAIVDIRRWPTSRKNPHFNRETLEKTVEKLGITYHWMGDTLGGYRRMTPEASRIKCFESNGFKAYAYYITTDARAWRALEEIADIAGRKTTLILCSERLPWRCHRKIVSDWLLWRGFKVIHIIDPGHETPHKYTNCAKIVDGRLVYL; this is encoded by the coding sequence ATGCCCCGCATACTCTATACACTAGGCCACTCCAACAGAAGCCTGGAAGAATTCAAGAAGATCCTAACAGACTACAACATAGAAGCCATAGTCGACATCAGGAGATGGCCAACCAGCAGGAAGAACCCACACTTCAACAGGGAAACACTAGAAAAGACCGTAGAGAAACTGGGAATCACATACCACTGGATGGGAGACACGCTAGGCGGGTACAGGAGGATGACGCCAGAAGCCAGCAGAATCAAGTGCTTCGAGTCAAACGGATTCAAGGCATACGCGTACTATATAACGACGGATGCCAGGGCATGGAGGGCCCTAGAGGAGATAGCGGATATAGCGGGTCGGAAGACCACGCTTATACTCTGTAGCGAGAGACTGCCCTGGAGGTGCCACAGGAAGATCGTGAGCGACTGGCTACTCTGGCGCGGCTTCAAGGTAATACACATAATAGACCCCGGCCATGAGACACCCCACAAGTACACCAATTGCGCCAAGATAGTCGACGGGAGGCTCGTCTACCTCTAG
- a CDS encoding FAD-dependent oxidoreductase, with translation MSGKVLVLGAGTGGLVAGNLLASEGYDVTIIEKSDYHLFQPGMLWIAFQGHKPEKYLRPVESLVKKNVELVKGTVSKIDLDNRIVKLEDAREYTYDYLIIALGASYDYDAIPGHKQLWETYGDYYSGADNASKLWSHFSKMREGSLVIAAADPLYKCPPAPHKAAFLAAQTINKRGLRGKVKVTLALPFIHAYPSEVMARIVEPKLEEAGVELVTMFTVDSIDVDAGKIYSIEGDEISFDVAAVIPVHKGPRIEVVPESVRDDDGYFKVDKHTLQVEGHDDVFAVGDCNNAPTSKTGVTAHLGGEVVVERIMGFDARFNGRTNCPIVADGEAAFVISSYEHPVIPVKFSKFKRLLEDVFIAAYWSSLRDPEKWSPVFRAYFRATDPKVLGERGW, from the coding sequence GTGAGTGGAAAGGTCCTAGTACTGGGAGCAGGAACAGGCGGACTGGTAGCAGGGAACCTACTAGCCTCGGAAGGCTACGACGTGACTATAATCGAGAAGAGCGACTACCACCTATTCCAGCCCGGCATGCTGTGGATAGCGTTCCAAGGCCACAAGCCAGAGAAATACCTCAGGCCCGTAGAGAGCCTCGTAAAGAAGAACGTAGAGCTAGTTAAGGGCACTGTATCAAAGATAGACCTCGACAACAGGATCGTAAAGCTTGAAGACGCAAGAGAATACACGTACGACTACCTGATCATAGCCCTCGGAGCCTCATACGACTACGACGCAATCCCAGGCCACAAACAGCTCTGGGAGACCTACGGAGACTATTACTCGGGAGCCGACAACGCTTCCAAGCTATGGAGCCACTTCTCCAAGATGAGGGAAGGCAGCCTAGTGATCGCGGCCGCAGACCCACTCTACAAGTGCCCGCCAGCACCCCACAAGGCCGCCTTCCTAGCCGCACAGACCATTAATAAGAGGGGGCTGCGTGGGAAGGTGAAGGTCACCCTGGCCCTCCCCTTCATACACGCATACCCCTCCGAGGTGATGGCGAGGATCGTTGAGCCCAAGCTGGAGGAGGCTGGCGTGGAGCTAGTGACCATGTTCACGGTCGACAGCATCGACGTCGATGCTGGGAAGATCTACTCTATCGAGGGCGACGAGATAAGCTTTGACGTGGCCGCCGTTATACCCGTACATAAGGGGCCGCGGATAGAGGTGGTCCCAGAGAGTGTGAGAGACGATGACGGCTACTTCAAGGTTGACAAGCACACTCTGCAGGTCGAGGGCCACGACGACGTCTTCGCCGTGGGAGACTGTAACAATGCGCCGACCAGCAAGACGGGGGTTACCGCCCACCTCGGGGGAGAGGTCGTGGTGGAGCGGATAATGGGCTTCGACGCCAGGTTCAACGGGAGGACCAACTGCCCCATAGTGGCTGACGGGGAGGCGGCCTTCGTTATAAGCTCTTACGAGCATCCAGTAATACCCGTCAAGTTCAGTAAATTCAAGAGGCTCCTAGAGGACGTATTCATAGCGGCGTACTGGTCGAGCCTACGTGACCCGGAGAAGTGGAGCCCCGTCTTCAGGGCCTACTTTAGGGCCACGGATCCAAAGGTGCTGGGTGAGAGAGGGTGGTAG
- a CDS encoding nascent polypeptide-associated complex protein has translation MNPRDLQKAMKRFGIRVEELNAVRISVELDDGSKLVVEEPQVMVMRAKGQPPMLYVVGDLKRVEEEKEEGAVEISDEDIDLVVEQTGASREEARRVLEEVGGDIAEAILRLQQRG, from the coding sequence ATGAATCCCAGGGATCTGCAGAAGGCTATGAAGAGGTTCGGCATACGTGTGGAGGAGTTGAACGCCGTCAGGATCTCGGTCGAGCTCGATGATGGTTCTAAGCTTGTCGTGGAGGAGCCGCAGGTTATGGTTATGAGGGCTAAGGGCCAGCCGCCCATGCTATACGTCGTAGGGGATCTGAAGCGCGTGGAGGAGGAGAAGGAGGAGGGAGCGGTTGAGATAAGTGATGAAGACATAGACCTGGTCGTAGAGCAGACCGGAGCCTCCAGAGAGGAGGCGAGGAGAGTACTTGAGGAGGTCGGCGGGGATATCGCCGAGGCTATCCTAAGACTCCAACAGAGGGGATAG
- a CDS encoding sulfurtransferase TusA family protein — protein MAEKIVVDARGMACPGPITKLVRAYRNAKNGDIIEVVATDPGFKPDVEAWVKRTGNELVELKEGDGVIRAVIKVTAKK, from the coding sequence ATGGCGGAGAAGATTGTAGTTGACGCCCGGGGGATGGCCTGCCCGGGCCCCATAACGAAGCTCGTAAGGGCCTATAGGAACGCTAAAAACGGTGACATCATAGAGGTTGTTGCCACCGATCCGGGGTTCAAGCCGGACGTCGAGGCCTGGGTTAAGAGGACCGGCAACGAGCTAGTGGAGTTGAAGGAGGGGGACGGAGTCATCCGGGCTGTTATAAAGGTAACAGCCAAGAAATAA
- a CDS encoding GYD domain-containing protein: protein MPTFVVLSKLTDKGAETVFQKPERVKEVNKELEEMGVKVVHQYVMLGEWDFLNIVESPDEKTLLAALTNLNMRGTIRTATYRIIPVDEYLEAISKK from the coding sequence ATGCCGACATTCGTAGTACTGTCAAAGCTAACAGACAAGGGCGCAGAGACCGTCTTCCAAAAGCCCGAGAGGGTCAAGGAGGTAAACAAGGAGCTAGAGGAGATGGGTGTCAAGGTCGTTCACCAGTACGTTATGCTAGGCGAGTGGGACTTCCTAAACATAGTCGAGTCGCCCGACGAGAAGACTCTGCTCGCCGCGTTAACCAATCTCAACATGAGGGGTACGATAAGGACGGCGACCTACAGGATAATACCGGTCGACGAGTACCTAGAGGCTATATCGAAAAAGTAG
- a CDS encoding class II glutamine amidotransferase, translated as MCRVLFARAQDEGVNTLGSLIHLHYKASAEDPLLAELTGGDGRHCHGFGAALLVDQGRGWELHYYRYDAYDYTRDYEDSCRLNLEMLQEYSRRLAEVVTKARRVLLLLHSRRASRGMPRGVLNTHPFNAGIAREKSYGELYLAHNGSVLADAVAEELGLDPKSYTDSHLITLWIARRIREGAGLLEAVEEGARFVKRAYVIGSLLVGLGGEPLLAYAGVLARGLDDARKRYYTPYLAYGEGLRALVSPTIKMYAEEAGLEVEYEDAGGVGLL; from the coding sequence ATGTGCAGAGTCCTCTTCGCCAGAGCCCAGGACGAGGGTGTAAATACTCTAGGGAGCCTTATACACCTACACTATAAGGCGTCGGCGGAAGACCCCCTACTAGCTGAGTTAACGGGGGGAGACGGGCGCCACTGCCACGGCTTCGGGGCGGCCCTGCTAGTCGATCAGGGTAGGGGCTGGGAGCTCCACTACTACAGATATGACGCATACGACTACACTAGAGACTACGAGGATTCCTGTAGGCTGAACCTTGAAATGCTTCAAGAGTACTCTAGGCGCCTCGCAGAAGTCGTTACAAAGGCCCGCCGGGTCCTGCTCCTCCTCCACTCGCGCAGGGCCAGCAGGGGCATGCCGCGTGGAGTCTTGAACACCCATCCCTTCAACGCTGGCATAGCTAGGGAGAAGAGCTATGGAGAACTTTACCTGGCCCACAACGGGAGTGTGCTCGCTGATGCAGTCGCCGAGGAGCTGGGCCTGGACCCTAAATCCTATACCGACTCCCACCTCATAACCCTGTGGATCGCCAGGAGGATCAGGGAGGGAGCTGGCCTCCTGGAGGCGGTAGAGGAGGGGGCTAGATTCGTTAAACGCGCATACGTCATAGGGTCCCTACTGGTCGGCCTAGGCGGCGAGCCTCTACTGGCCTATGCCGGAGTCCTGGCAAGGGGCCTAGACGATGCTAGGAAGCGCTACTACACGCCGTACCTGGCCTATGGAGAGGGTCTAAGGGCCCTCGTCTCGCCCACTATAAAGATGTATGCCGAGGAAGCCGGGCTGGAGGTAGAGTATGAGGATGCTGGTGGGGTAGGCCTGTTATAG
- a CDS encoding helix-turn-helix domain-containing protein, which produces MSITAPGDYAIAMIARRIAGDIVMNDDPGTALRKWREYFDASQNEVARQMGVSPSVVSDYEKGRRLPGARFINRFVSALLAIDQSRGWPKVHELSRTLGIPAGAIIDMREFKEAMSLEKLIEAVNGVLLAPDYSVEKRIYGYTVVDSIRAIATLSGMQFYALLGGTPERAIVFTGVRMGRSPMVAVRVSPVKPGVVIIHGPREKLDPLAVELAKLDGVPLILSLAESVEELVRGLRKYSVGGSIPSVGVLG; this is translated from the coding sequence TTGTCTATAACCGCACCAGGAGACTACGCAATCGCGATGATAGCCCGCAGGATAGCCGGGGACATCGTCATGAACGACGACCCCGGCACGGCCCTAAGGAAGTGGCGCGAGTACTTCGACGCTAGCCAGAACGAAGTGGCGAGGCAAATGGGGGTCTCCCCAAGCGTCGTCAGCGACTATGAAAAGGGCCGGAGGCTGCCAGGGGCGAGGTTCATCAACCGCTTCGTATCGGCTCTCCTAGCAATAGACCAGTCACGCGGGTGGCCGAAGGTCCACGAGTTATCAAGGACCCTAGGTATACCCGCCGGGGCCATCATTGACATGAGAGAGTTCAAGGAGGCTATGTCCCTTGAGAAGCTCATAGAAGCCGTTAACGGCGTGCTCCTAGCACCCGACTACTCCGTAGAGAAGAGGATCTATGGATACACAGTGGTCGACAGCATAAGGGCTATCGCCACGCTCTCCGGAATGCAGTTCTACGCCCTACTGGGAGGGACCCCCGAGAGGGCCATAGTCTTTACCGGGGTGAGGATGGGTAGGAGCCCCATGGTGGCGGTCAGGGTCTCACCGGTCAAGCCAGGCGTTGTTATAATACATGGCCCCCGCGAGAAGCTCGACCCCCTAGCGGTGGAGCTCGCCAAGCTCGACGGCGTCCCCCTGATACTTAGCCTGGCCGAGAGTGTAGAGGAGCTGGTCCGGGGCCTGAGGAAGTACAGCGTGGGAGGATCTATCCCCTCTGTTGGAGTCTTAGGATAG
- a CDS encoding undecaprenyl-diphosphate phosphatase: protein MDQAYLLAGLLQGLLEWLPVSSSGQVMLALSLSLGLSPGIAYELSLALHGGTLLSAIAYYWRSVVSGIVGLTRPMECEVSRIWLIATPVSVAVGYPLFLLYERIAGGVGLDWLMILVGAPLTLIGVAGLSLSGSEREELTLRDILWLAVAQGVAAIPGVSRSGLTIAVLVLRGVSPLKAVRSSFLAGIPVILLAAVYTGLVEGAYLASSMGVALASSFLSGLAGIYFMELLARRLNMHVFSLVVGLVLVASGLVALIL from the coding sequence GTGGACCAGGCATACCTGCTGGCAGGACTGTTACAGGGCTTACTAGAGTGGTTGCCTGTGAGTAGCAGCGGCCAGGTCATGCTGGCTTTATCGCTATCCCTCGGGCTCTCCCCCGGCATCGCCTATGAACTCTCACTGGCGCTACACGGAGGGACCCTCCTGTCAGCTATAGCCTACTACTGGAGGAGCGTCGTCTCCGGGATAGTAGGGCTTACTAGGCCTATGGAGTGTGAGGTATCAAGGATCTGGCTTATAGCTACCCCCGTGAGCGTGGCGGTGGGGTATCCATTGTTTCTACTCTACGAGAGGATTGCCGGCGGCGTCGGGCTCGACTGGCTTATGATCCTGGTTGGAGCGCCATTGACTCTCATCGGGGTAGCCGGCTTGAGCCTTAGCGGATCCGAGAGGGAGGAGCTTACACTCCGAGACATACTATGGCTTGCAGTGGCCCAGGGGGTCGCCGCGATCCCTGGAGTGTCCAGGAGCGGGCTCACGATAGCTGTCTTGGTTTTGCGTGGTGTTTCTCCTTTGAAGGCTGTTCGATCCAGCTTCCTCGCCGGTATCCCCGTCATATTACTGGCCGCTGTCTACACTGGACTGGTTGAGGGAGCGTACCTAGCCAGTAGTATGGGCGTGGCGCTCGCGTCTTCTTTCCTTAGCGGTTTGGCTGGGATCTACTTTATGGAGTTGTTGGCTAGGAGGCTTAACATGCACGTCTTCTCGCTTGTGGTGGGGTTGGTGCTGGTTGCTTCGGGCCTCGTGGCTTTAATCCTCTAG
- a CDS encoding ArsA family ATPase: MSSLRNLLEEYLVEGASGRHVLITIGKGGVGKTTFSILAGLIYSRHGKTLIASLDPAKHLLEYLGLNKPLSVERIEGDLYAVQYDIAPLAKKLSDEYALLLRQVMPGLTIVNLDDVVKAVKMAPGFEEEVFLRILEELYNSDYDYIVIDTPPTGVTHRILNLPRLHMFWIEKLHELRARIVSLRYAMARAMGRKVELKDPVLAKLQELYDRYKGLWKQMTDSQRTTTAIIATPEPLPVYEAKTTIDLLRQLNIKCRMLVVNRVLPEDKAREIGLLEVQRKSIEEALEITSGECRVIGIMQHVKTPKTLEEARELLDRVITPVTV, encoded by the coding sequence GTGAGCAGCCTCCGGAACCTGTTGGAGGAGTACCTAGTCGAGGGGGCCAGCGGCAGGCACGTGCTCATAACGATAGGCAAGGGTGGCGTGGGAAAGACCACCTTCAGTATACTAGCTGGACTCATATATTCGCGCCACGGTAAAACCCTTATCGCGAGCCTCGACCCGGCGAAGCACCTGTTAGAGTATCTAGGCTTGAATAAGCCCCTGAGCGTCGAGAGGATAGAGGGTGACCTGTACGCGGTACAGTATGATATAGCGCCTCTCGCCAAGAAGCTCTCCGACGAGTACGCGCTGCTACTGCGCCAGGTCATGCCGGGCTTAACCATAGTCAATCTAGACGACGTCGTGAAAGCTGTTAAAATGGCGCCGGGCTTCGAGGAAGAGGTCTTCCTGAGGATCCTAGAGGAGCTATACAACTCCGACTACGACTACATAGTCATAGACACGCCGCCCACAGGGGTCACGCACAGGATCCTAAACCTGCCGCGGCTCCACATGTTCTGGATAGAGAAGCTCCACGAGCTACGAGCCAGGATAGTCAGCCTACGCTACGCCATGGCCAGGGCCATGGGTAGGAAGGTCGAGCTGAAGGACCCGGTCTTGGCGAAGCTCCAAGAACTCTACGACAGGTACAAGGGGCTGTGGAAGCAGATGACCGATAGCCAGAGGACGACCACGGCCATCATAGCAACGCCGGAACCCCTGCCCGTATACGAGGCCAAGACTACAATAGACCTGCTACGGCAGCTGAACATAAAGTGCAGGATGCTCGTCGTGAACAGGGTCCTCCCAGAGGATAAGGCCAGGGAGATAGGCCTCCTGGAAGTGCAGAGGAAGAGCATAGAGGAGGCACTGGAGATAACCTCGGGGGAGTGCAGGGTCATCGGTATCATGCAACACGTGAAGACCCCGAAGACCCTGGAGGAGGCGAGAGAGCTACTAGACCGAGTGATAACCCCGGTCACGGTATAA
- a CDS encoding AMP-binding protein — MGFPSILYPLERGASLFPNRQVVGPDRRVTYREMLDRVRRLAGFLRSKGIGEGDVVAVADVNSVRFMELVYALSLTNSILMPINFRQPPLMIKDMLEEAEAKAFIYSQPFKDLARLKPGILELRLEDYQAWLDTAPYEGRPDPDADYVLLYTSGTTGKPKGVLYKQWKMVQGGLSIAHQLSLYETPAKLSSGDVILSLIPMFHILSWGSVFIAPFIGAKLVFVDKFDPEAIVEKIREEEVTWFNAVPTMLAMILQTGAKFDGLKAIIGGSPLPKKYWDLARARGIRITMIYGATDMLAVSLSILTDHTSEEDARLVTHPVPYAEVKIVKEDGSPARPGEIGEIYYRSPWMPEGYYKNPEKTAGSFIDGWFRTGDLGSPTEDGGFTILDRIKDAVKSGGEWIPTSVLESIISEVEGVSMVAVIPVEHEKWGERPAAVYVGTASELDIRRHLEKAVEEGRIAKYWIPDYIVRVDELPMTTTGKINKRALREKIRELIQ, encoded by the coding sequence TTGGGCTTCCCTTCGATCCTGTATCCCCTAGAAAGAGGTGCCAGTCTCTTCCCGAACCGCCAGGTGGTAGGCCCGGATAGACGCGTGACTTACAGGGAGATGCTTGACCGCGTCAGGAGGCTCGCCGGCTTCCTCAGGTCTAAGGGGATAGGCGAGGGCGACGTAGTCGCTGTGGCCGATGTGAACAGTGTGCGGTTCATGGAGCTAGTATACGCATTATCTCTGACTAACTCGATACTGATGCCGATAAACTTCAGGCAGCCGCCGTTAATGATAAAGGATATGCTGGAGGAGGCTGAGGCGAAGGCCTTCATATACTCGCAACCCTTCAAGGACCTGGCACGGCTCAAACCCGGAATACTAGAGCTACGGTTAGAGGACTACCAGGCCTGGCTCGACACAGCCCCCTACGAGGGACGCCCGGACCCGGACGCCGACTACGTGCTCCTCTACACGAGCGGCACCACCGGGAAGCCTAAGGGCGTCCTATACAAGCAGTGGAAGATGGTTCAGGGAGGCCTCTCAATAGCGCACCAGCTGAGCCTATACGAGACCCCGGCAAAGCTGTCGAGTGGAGACGTCATACTCTCCCTGATACCAATGTTCCACATACTCTCATGGGGCAGTGTATTCATCGCACCCTTCATAGGGGCCAAGCTAGTGTTCGTCGACAAGTTCGACCCCGAGGCCATCGTGGAGAAGATAAGGGAGGAGGAGGTGACCTGGTTCAACGCTGTCCCAACGATGCTGGCCATGATACTACAGACCGGGGCCAAGTTCGACGGGCTGAAGGCAATCATAGGCGGGTCGCCACTGCCAAAGAAGTACTGGGACCTGGCCCGGGCGAGGGGCATACGGATAACGATGATCTACGGCGCCACGGACATGCTCGCGGTGAGTCTATCCATACTCACGGACCACACGAGCGAGGAGGACGCCAGGCTGGTGACCCACCCAGTACCCTACGCGGAGGTGAAGATCGTTAAGGAGGACGGGAGCCCCGCTCGCCCCGGGGAGATAGGCGAGATATACTATAGGAGTCCCTGGATGCCCGAGGGCTACTACAAGAACCCCGAGAAGACCGCCGGGTCATTCATCGACGGGTGGTTCAGGACCGGGGACCTAGGCTCTCCCACCGAGGACGGGGGATTCACTATACTTGACAGGATCAAGGACGCCGTCAAGAGCGGTGGCGAGTGGATACCGACCAGTGTACTGGAGTCGATAATAAGCGAGGTCGAGGGAGTATCCATGGTGGCAGTCATACCCGTGGAGCACGAGAAGTGGGGGGAGAGGCCAGCCGCGGTGTATGTGGGCACGGCTAGTGAACTCGATATACGAAGACATCTTGAGAAGGCCGTCGAGGAGGGTAGAATAGCCAAGTACTGGATCCCAGACTACATCGTACGCGTCGATGAACTGCCAATGACCACCACGGGGAAGATAAACAAGCGAGCTCTACGGGAAAAGATCAGGGAGCTAATCCAATAG
- a CDS encoding carbon starvation protein A, translating into MAAYAIEVALIVVIIYGIAYLYYGKKILQEKIVKADPNRPTPAFTKFDGVDYVPANKYVLYGHHFASIAGAGPIVGPAIAMAYGWLLPLIWVLFGNVFIGAVHDYLAVMASVRYGGLSVMSISENVMGRKARYIFLVYVYAALILVVAAFASVAALVYTKNPSAATKAIIYMPIALLLGVLVYRLGTGVTTSTVIAIILVILGFYYAYKVPLILGYDPATKTGDFWGTYHLWVSILSFYAFIAASLPVWYLLQPRDYLNAYLLWFFVVFAIVGALLVGDLKFTGPAYTSWSPKIIGGHPTPFWPAIPLIIACGALSGFHSVVGSGTTSKQLSNELDALLIGYGGMLTEGAVSSLAVITPISLAWAAPELTGVAYKTSILELDKVSRFVVGYGYMTAKALSRFGLSFNDVFSLTKLFAAIALATFILTTLDTATRLARFAWQEMFDWLQEKNLGAYKVLTNRFVATFLAVFLGWALAFPEVTIGGKKVAAFNVVWPAFAGTNQLLAALALLTTALWVYSILKVRGAENWLIQIPAWFLWITVTLGLLWWTVVVLPGLPTIQKYGAGSIVVVSLALDFLLIYYFVKGLMFKKTA; encoded by the coding sequence ATGGCCGCGTATGCTATCGAGGTAGCGTTAATCGTCGTGATAATCTATGGTATCGCATATCTCTACTATGGCAAGAAGATACTCCAGGAGAAGATAGTCAAGGCCGACCCCAATAGGCCCACGCCAGCCTTCACGAAGTTCGACGGCGTCGACTACGTGCCAGCCAACAAATACGTGCTATACGGCCACCACTTCGCAAGCATAGCCGGGGCAGGACCCATAGTCGGCCCCGCGATAGCAATGGCGTACGGCTGGCTACTACCGCTCATCTGGGTGCTCTTCGGGAACGTCTTCATAGGAGCGGTACACGACTACCTAGCGGTCATGGCCAGCGTGAGGTACGGCGGCCTGTCGGTCATGAGCATAAGCGAGAACGTGATGGGCAGGAAGGCCAGGTACATCTTCCTGGTCTACGTCTACGCCGCCCTAATCCTGGTGGTGGCGGCGTTCGCCAGCGTGGCGGCATTGGTGTATACGAAGAACCCGAGCGCGGCGACAAAGGCCATAATCTACATGCCCATAGCACTGCTACTCGGAGTACTCGTATACAGGCTCGGGACCGGGGTAACAACGTCAACGGTGATAGCCATAATCCTAGTCATACTAGGATTCTACTACGCATACAAGGTACCACTAATACTAGGATACGACCCGGCAACCAAGACGGGAGACTTCTGGGGCACATACCACCTATGGGTCTCAATACTCTCATTCTACGCCTTCATAGCCGCCAGCCTGCCAGTATGGTATCTGCTACAGCCGAGAGACTACCTAAACGCGTACCTGCTATGGTTCTTCGTCGTATTCGCCATAGTAGGCGCTCTACTCGTCGGAGACCTAAAGTTCACGGGCCCAGCCTACACGAGCTGGTCCCCTAAGATCATCGGAGGCCACCCAACACCCTTCTGGCCGGCTATACCACTCATAATAGCGTGTGGAGCGTTAAGCGGATTCCACAGCGTCGTGGGATCCGGCACTACAAGCAAGCAGCTGTCGAACGAGCTAGACGCCCTACTAATCGGCTACGGGGGCATGCTAACTGAGGGCGCTGTATCCAGCCTGGCAGTGATAACCCCAATAAGCCTGGCATGGGCAGCCCCCGAGCTAACCGGGGTGGCATACAAGACTAGCATACTAGAGCTAGACAAGGTATCCAGGTTCGTAGTGGGCTACGGCTACATGACCGCCAAGGCCCTATCCAGGTTCGGCCTAAGCTTCAACGACGTGTTCAGCCTGACGAAGCTCTTCGCCGCAATAGCACTAGCGACGTTCATACTGACAACTCTAGACACCGCCACGAGGCTAGCCAGGTTCGCGTGGCAGGAGATGTTCGACTGGCTACAGGAGAAGAACCTCGGAGCCTACAAGGTGCTGACCAACAGGTTCGTTGCAACCTTCCTAGCAGTCTTCCTGGGATGGGCCCTCGCGTTCCCAGAGGTGACGATAGGAGGCAAGAAGGTCGCTGCCTTCAACGTGGTATGGCCAGCCTTCGCCGGCACAAACCAGCTACTAGCGGCACTTGCTCTGCTAACGACTGCACTATGGGTCTACTCTATACTAAAGGTCAGAGGCGCCGAGAACTGGCTGATACAGATACCGGCCTGGTTCCTGTGGATAACTGTGACACTCGGACTGCTATGGTGGACGGTAGTCGTACTACCCGGGCTCCCGACTATACAGAAGTATGGCGCTGGCAGCATAGTAGTGGTGTCACTAGCCCTAGACTTCCTACTGATATACTACTTCGTCAAGGGACTGATGTTCAAGAAGACGGCATAA
- a CDS encoding DUF1641 domain-containing protein: MSRRDPLEELLVYLEDPSFQEALGKLVDLVMNLEKSGLLDMLVALTEPEVIHRIMDLVLVRGTLELGDSIDFLLDKLGDIVGALTRDVEPAGLSQVLGSLKDPEVARGLARLVEILRVLGR, encoded by the coding sequence ATGAGTAGGAGGGACCCCCTTGAGGAGTTACTCGTCTACCTAGAGGACCCGAGCTTCCAGGAGGCGCTCGGCAAGCTAGTGGACCTAGTGATGAACCTTGAAAAGAGCGGGCTCCTGGACATGCTAGTCGCACTGACCGAGCCAGAGGTCATCCATAGGATAATGGACCTGGTTCTAGTCAGAGGGACCCTTGAGCTGGGCGACTCGATAGACTTCCTGCTGGATAAGCTAGGCGACATCGTCGGCGCGCTGACTAGGGACGTGGAGCCGGCAGGGCTAAGCCAGGTACTGGGGAGCCTGAAGGATCCAGAGGTTGCCCGCGGCCTAGCGAGGCTAGTCGAGATCCTCAGGGTACTGGGCCGTTAA